Proteins from a genomic interval of Kitasatospora herbaricolor:
- a CDS encoding ROK family protein yields the protein MSYHTGAAVTARHTLASPLLAALDIGGTKIAGGLVDTEGTLLHQVQLPTPALGSSRDLMGTVDSILDLLAQHPRWASVRAVGIGSAGPVDTEVGSVSPVNIPAWRGFPLRSEVAAHPAVKDLPVVLGGDAVAMTAAEHWRGAARPYRNVLCLVVSTGVGAGLVIDGRLHTGPSGNAGHLGHISIDFAGRPCPCGSRGCLEGIASGTAIARNAAERGWRPVEGDVSATAVASAARAGDPLALHAFDRAARALAAGIAATATLVEIEAAVIGGGVAQAGDVLFAPLRTHFATYATLPFTAGTVLVPARLGTDAGLVGAAALARPALALLSGPTAH from the coding sequence ATGAGTTACCACACTGGCGCTGCCGTTACTGCCCGGCACACCCTCGCGTCACCGCTCCTGGCCGCCCTCGACATCGGCGGAACGAAGATCGCCGGCGGCCTGGTCGACACCGAGGGCACCCTCCTGCACCAGGTCCAGCTGCCCACCCCCGCCCTCGGCAGCAGCCGCGACCTCATGGGAACCGTGGACAGCATCCTCGACCTGCTCGCGCAGCACCCGCGGTGGGCCTCCGTGCGCGCCGTCGGCATCGGCAGCGCGGGGCCGGTGGACACCGAGGTCGGCAGCGTCAGCCCGGTGAACATCCCGGCCTGGCGCGGCTTCCCGCTGCGCTCCGAGGTCGCCGCCCACCCCGCCGTCAAGGACCTGCCCGTCGTCCTCGGCGGTGACGCCGTGGCGATGACCGCGGCCGAACACTGGCGGGGCGCCGCCCGCCCCTACCGCAACGTCCTGTGCCTGGTGGTCTCCACCGGCGTCGGGGCGGGTCTGGTCATCGACGGCCGCCTGCACACCGGCCCCTCCGGAAACGCCGGCCACCTCGGCCACATCAGCATCGACTTCGCCGGGCGGCCCTGCCCCTGCGGCTCACGCGGCTGCCTGGAGGGCATCGCCAGCGGCACCGCCATCGCCCGCAACGCCGCCGAACGGGGCTGGCGACCCGTGGAGGGCGACGTCTCCGCCACGGCCGTGGCGAGCGCGGCCCGGGCCGGCGACCCGCTCGCGCTGCACGCCTTCGACCGCGCCGCCCGGGCCCTCGCCGCCGGCATCGCCGCCACCGCCACCCTCGTCGAGATCGAGGCCGCGGTGATCGGCGGCGGCGTCGCGCAGGCCGGTGACGTCCTCTTCGCTCCGCTGCGGACGCACTTCGCCACCTACGCCACCCTGCCCTTCACCGCCGGCACCGTCCTCGTCCCGGCCCGGCTGGGCACAGACGCCGGCCTCGTCGGAGCGGCAGCCCTCGCCCGGCCCGCCCTCGCCCTCCTGTCCGGCCCTACCGCGCACTGA
- a CDS encoding phosphocholine-specific phospholipase C, protein MNDEPTPGVSRRALLGSAAAAAALTALPSALRRAMAAPVTAGTGTIADVKHVVIFMQENRAFDHYFGSLSGVRGFGDRNAVSLPGGSPVWYQPASGGPGYILPFRMNTTTTSATCANAPAMDWPTDLSIWNGGRYDAWNTARNPGVGMGYFTRPDLDFYYQLADNFTICDHYFQSTLTQTNPNRLHAFTGSNGLSVGQSAVMDNTEPSAGFSWTTYAERLQAAGVSWKVYQQADNFDDNALAWFSSFKQSGVSSPLRTKGLATVADIVTAFGNDVARGTLPQVSWIVAPTALSEHSNYRPADGENLTARLLAKLAANPAVWSSTAFILNYDENGGFFDHVPPPMPPTSDSDGLSTVSTAGEISDGKPIGLGFRVPLIVVSPWTRGGYVCSQVFDHTSVIRFCSQVFGVAEPNISPWRKAVTGDLLSAFDFASANTTWPALPSTANYSAQAAAQCANLPSPAVPAVQTLPVQEPGHRKARALPYAFEASGRVAAEAFYIDMANTGTAGQCVHLYPNAYRTDGPWRHTVEAGRTLTDYFVSGSPAGAYDLSLYGPNGLHRRFRGNRVTATTAGQANPEVTARADGANGRLTLTMVNSGTAPCTVTVTAGAYRTDGPWTFTLPASATVQNSWAISDSNRWYDLTATADTTDGFLRRFAGHVENGQESTTDPAVTSVLGTSVRYVDSQETSGENGAATNAVDGDPQSIWHTQWSPTPAPLPHEIQLDTGGPHAVTGLRYLPRQSGGANGRIGQYEVYVSNDPTNWGTPVATGTFADDAGPKTVTFPTVNGRYVRLRALTEAGNRGPWTSAAEITVTGS, encoded by the coding sequence ATGAACGACGAACCCACCCCCGGCGTGAGCCGACGCGCCCTCCTCGGCAGCGCGGCCGCCGCGGCCGCCCTGACCGCGCTGCCGAGCGCGCTCCGTCGGGCCATGGCCGCCCCGGTGACGGCCGGGACCGGGACGATCGCCGACGTCAAGCACGTGGTGATCTTCATGCAGGAGAACCGCGCCTTCGACCACTACTTCGGGTCCCTGAGCGGAGTCCGCGGCTTCGGCGACCGCAACGCGGTCAGCCTCCCGGGCGGCAGCCCCGTCTGGTACCAACCCGCCTCCGGCGGCCCCGGCTACATCCTGCCCTTCCGGATGAACACCACGACCACGTCCGCCACCTGCGCCAACGCCCCGGCCATGGACTGGCCGACCGACCTCTCCATCTGGAACGGCGGCCGGTACGACGCGTGGAACACGGCCCGGAACCCGGGCGTCGGGATGGGCTACTTCACCCGCCCGGACCTGGACTTCTACTACCAGCTCGCGGACAACTTCACCATCTGCGACCACTACTTCCAGTCCACCCTGACCCAGACCAACCCCAACCGGCTGCACGCCTTCACCGGCAGCAACGGCCTCTCGGTGGGCCAGTCCGCGGTCATGGACAACACGGAGCCGAGCGCCGGGTTCAGCTGGACGACGTACGCCGAGCGCCTGCAGGCGGCCGGCGTCAGCTGGAAGGTCTACCAGCAGGCCGACAACTTCGACGACAACGCACTCGCCTGGTTCAGTTCCTTCAAGCAGTCGGGGGTGTCAAGTCCCCTCCGCACCAAGGGCCTGGCCACCGTCGCGGACATCGTCACGGCCTTCGGCAACGACGTCGCACGCGGCACGCTGCCGCAGGTCAGCTGGATCGTCGCCCCGACGGCCCTGTCCGAGCACTCCAACTACCGCCCGGCGGACGGTGAGAACCTCACCGCGAGGCTGCTCGCCAAACTCGCCGCGAACCCGGCCGTCTGGTCCAGCACCGCGTTCATCCTCAACTACGACGAGAACGGCGGCTTCTTCGACCACGTGCCACCGCCGATGCCGCCGACCTCCGACTCCGACGGGCTCTCCACGGTCTCCACCGCCGGCGAGATCTCCGACGGCAAGCCGATCGGGCTGGGCTTCCGCGTGCCGCTGATCGTGGTCTCCCCGTGGACCCGCGGCGGGTACGTCTGCTCGCAGGTCTTCGACCACACCTCGGTCATCCGCTTCTGCTCCCAGGTGTTCGGGGTGGCCGAGCCGAACATCAGCCCCTGGCGCAAGGCGGTCACCGGGGACCTGCTGTCGGCCTTCGACTTCGCTTCTGCGAACACCACCTGGCCGGCCCTGCCGAGCACCGCCAACTACTCCGCCCAGGCCGCCGCGCAGTGCGCGAACCTCCCCTCGCCGGCCGTGCCCGCCGTCCAGACGCTCCCCGTGCAGGAGCCCGGGCATCGCAAGGCCCGAGCACTGCCGTACGCGTTCGAGGCCTCCGGCCGCGTCGCCGCCGAGGCCTTCTACATCGACATGGCCAACACCGGCACAGCCGGGCAGTGCGTCCACCTCTACCCCAACGCCTACCGTACGGACGGCCCGTGGCGGCACACCGTCGAAGCCGGCAGGACCCTCACCGACTACTTCGTCAGCGGGAGTCCGGCCGGCGCCTACGACCTCTCCCTCTACGGCCCGAACGGCCTGCACCGGCGATTCCGCGGCAACAGGGTCACCGCCACCACGGCCGGGCAGGCCAACCCCGAGGTCACCGCACGGGCCGACGGCGCGAACGGCCGCCTCACCCTCACCATGGTGAACAGCGGCACGGCCCCGTGCACCGTCACCGTCACCGCCGGTGCCTACCGCACCGACGGCCCCTGGACGTTCACCCTGCCCGCCTCCGCGACCGTGCAGAACTCCTGGGCGATCAGCGACAGCAACCGGTGGTACGACCTCACCGCCACCGCCGACACCACCGACGGCTTCCTGCGCCGGTTCGCCGGCCACGTGGAGAACGGCCAGGAGAGCACCACCGATCCTGCCGTCACCAGCGTCCTCGGGACCAGCGTCAGATACGTCGACAGCCAGGAGACCAGCGGCGAGAACGGCGCGGCGACCAACGCCGTCGACGGCGACCCCCAGAGCATCTGGCACACCCAGTGGTCCCCGACCCCGGCCCCCCTGCCGCACGAGATCCAGCTCGACACCGGCGGCCCGCACGCGGTGACCGGCCTGCGCTACCTGCCGAGGCAGAGCGGCGGAGCGAACGGCCGCATCGGCCAGTACGAGGTCTACGTCAGCAACGACCCCACCAACTGGGGCACCCCGGTCGCCACCGGCACCTTCGCCGACGACGCCGGTCCCAAGACCGTGACCTTCCCCACCGTCAACGGCCGGTACGTGCGACTGCGCGCCCTCACCGAGGCCGGCAACCGCGGCCCGTGGACCTCCGCCGCCGAGATCACCGTCACCGGCTCCTGA
- a CDS encoding S8 family serine peptidase codes for MWGKRAVVVSATVMLAFGACTGSADANVEKGAPWGLARISHKKPLDHGDYNKYIYDDQGGTLTSVYVLDSGINTTHEDFQGRARWGTTTVSGDANEDCSGHGSHLAGTVGGKKYGVAKKAEVVAVKVVPCTGTATLDDLIEGIRWAVKDKAVQLPRHEAERERLEAQYRWRWQGAPGFVILIGPHFPMSDRLAQEIRRAEDAGLFVVRDAGAHADASCPTDERVLTVGATTINDEAATFSDTGPCVDIFVPGKDIDSVWRGDNKAAHTLNGTDVAAAHAAGAAAYTMSLRRAPYAPADLKKKIIALSLKGVLGDLPKGTPDRLLYIDPPV; via the coding sequence GTGTGGGGCAAACGCGCGGTGGTGGTGTCGGCGACGGTGATGCTGGCCTTCGGAGCCTGCACGGGCAGCGCCGACGCAAACGTGGAGAAGGGCGCTCCCTGGGGCCTGGCCCGCATCTCCCACAAGAAGCCCCTGGACCATGGGGACTACAACAAGTACATCTACGACGACCAAGGCGGGACGCTCACGAGCGTGTACGTGCTCGACAGTGGCATCAACACCACGCACGAGGACTTCCAGGGCCGGGCGAGGTGGGGAACCACCACCGTGTCCGGTGACGCGAACGAGGACTGCAGCGGCCACGGCTCGCACCTGGCCGGCACGGTCGGCGGAAAGAAGTACGGCGTCGCGAAGAAGGCTGAGGTGGTCGCGGTGAAGGTGGTGCCGTGTACCGGCACCGCCACCCTGGACGACCTGATCGAGGGCATCCGCTGGGCCGTCAAGGACAAGGCGGTGCAACTCCCGCGCCACGAGGCGGAGCGCGAGCGCCTCGAAGCGCAGTACCGCTGGCGGTGGCAGGGAGCCCCGGGCTTCGTGATCCTCATCGGCCCGCACTTCCCGATGAGCGACAGGCTCGCCCAGGAGATCCGCCGCGCCGAAGACGCGGGCCTGTTCGTCGTCCGCGACGCCGGCGCCCACGCTGACGCATCCTGCCCCACCGACGAGCGGGTCCTGACCGTCGGCGCCACCACGATCAACGACGAGGCCGCAACCTTCTCCGACACCGGCCCGTGCGTCGACATCTTCGTCCCCGGCAAAGACATCGACTCCGTATGGCGCGGCGACAACAAAGCCGCCCACACCCTCAACGGGACAGACGTCGCCGCCGCCCACGCCGCCGGAGCCGCGGCCTACACGATGTCCCTGCGCCGCGCCCCCTACGCCCCGGCGGACCTGAAGAAGAAGATCATCGCCCTTTCCCTCAAGGGCGTGCTGGGGGACCTCCCGAAGGGGACGCCGGACCGGCTGCTCTACATCGACCCTCCTGTGTAG
- a CDS encoding lytic polysaccharide monooxygenase auxiliary activity family 9 protein — protein sequence MEPKHGAISFPPSRAHLYLENWQANGLEAGKFFPQTQAGLPDPLAPTDVVNAQPPADGKIASAGKDFAASLDEVGRDWKKHPVTSGQSLEITWGFHAQHRTRRFNYFLTKSGWDPEQALTRAQFESEPFHRVELPEQPYWEHPLNPGNPTVHTLRLPERRAGHQVLLAVWEVADTGQAFYQVIDLQFT from the coding sequence ATGGAGCCCAAGCACGGAGCAATCAGCTTCCCCCCGTCCCGAGCCCACCTCTACCTGGAGAACTGGCAGGCCAACGGCCTGGAGGCCGGCAAGTTCTTTCCCCAGACACAGGCGGGCCTGCCCGATCCCCTCGCCCCGACCGACGTGGTCAACGCGCAGCCGCCGGCGGACGGGAAGATCGCCAGCGCCGGGAAGGACTTCGCCGCCTCCCTGGACGAGGTGGGCCGCGACTGGAAGAAGCACCCGGTCACCTCCGGCCAGAGTCTGGAGATCACCTGGGGCTTCCACGCCCAGCACAGGACCCGCCGGTTCAACTACTTCCTCACCAAGAGCGGCTGGGACCCGGAGCAGGCCCTGACCCGCGCCCAGTTCGAGAGCGAGCCCTTCCACCGCGTCGAGCTGCCCGAACAGCCCTACTGGGAGCACCCGCTGAACCCGGGTAACCCCACCGTCCACACCCTGCGCCTGCCCGAGCGCCGCGCCGGCCACCAGGTCCTGCTCGCGGTGTGGGAGGTCGCCGACACGGGCCAGGCGTTCTACCAGGTCATCGACCTCCAGTTCACGTAG
- a CDS encoding PP2C family protein-serine/threonine phosphatase gives MAEGDGWPDRVVVDRSEGFGERLLGVLLDRAHEMPPQLIAPLIAEEVAIVGGREVSILLQDYEQLMLVPLPGRRLRVGEPQPIDASPAGAAFLRATAVEVAQPDGVRMYLPLLDGSDQVGVLALTLDAVDDDDRRLLRRLAGLVADMLVTKNGYTDEFFEARRLAPMTTAAEIQWSLLPPLTMSTPQVEVAGILEPAYQVAGDSFDYALNGDILHVAVIDAMGHGLDAAVMAAVAIGAYRHSRRSGIALAETYAFMDTAIADQFGPEQFVTAHMMQLNVVSGRLQWVNAGHPAPLLIRDHDVVQQLKGPTTLPVGFGGEQPRISEQQLRRGDRVLLFTDGLVEEHLAGGEQFGEEQLIDAVTRVGRAQVGLRSTVRELSHTLKRERGGATSDDATLFLVEWRGGSADHLATASWDDAAATPPGRAGSTRPPAPLT, from the coding sequence ATGGCAGAGGGTGATGGGTGGCCCGACAGGGTCGTGGTGGACCGGTCGGAGGGGTTCGGTGAGCGGCTGCTCGGGGTGCTGCTGGACCGGGCGCACGAGATGCCGCCGCAGCTGATCGCCCCGCTGATCGCCGAGGAGGTCGCCATCGTCGGGGGCCGGGAGGTCTCGATCCTGCTGCAGGACTACGAGCAGCTGATGCTGGTCCCGCTGCCCGGGCGCCGGTTGAGGGTGGGGGAGCCCCAGCCGATCGACGCTTCCCCCGCCGGCGCGGCGTTCCTGCGCGCGACGGCGGTCGAGGTGGCGCAGCCCGACGGGGTGCGGATGTACCTTCCGCTGCTGGACGGCAGTGACCAGGTGGGGGTTCTGGCCCTGACGCTGGATGCCGTGGACGACGACGACCGGCGGCTGCTGCGGCGGCTCGCCGGTCTGGTGGCCGACATGTTGGTGACCAAGAACGGGTACACCGACGAGTTCTTCGAGGCGCGTCGCCTCGCTCCGATGACGACCGCTGCGGAGATCCAGTGGTCGCTGCTGCCGCCGTTGACGATGTCCACCCCGCAGGTCGAGGTCGCCGGGATCCTGGAGCCCGCCTACCAGGTGGCCGGTGACAGTTTCGACTACGCGCTGAACGGCGACATCCTTCATGTGGCCGTGATCGACGCGATGGGCCACGGGCTGGACGCGGCGGTGATGGCGGCGGTCGCCATCGGGGCCTACCGGCACTCCCGGCGCTCGGGCATCGCGCTGGCCGAGACGTACGCCTTCATGGACACGGCGATCGCCGACCAGTTCGGGCCCGAGCAGTTCGTCACCGCGCACATGATGCAGCTCAACGTCGTCTCGGGACGCCTGCAGTGGGTCAACGCCGGTCATCCGGCGCCGCTGCTGATCCGCGACCACGACGTCGTCCAGCAACTGAAGGGCCCCACGACACTGCCGGTCGGCTTCGGCGGGGAGCAGCCGCGGATCAGCGAACAGCAGCTGCGGCGCGGTGACCGGGTTCTCCTCTTCACCGACGGTCTTGTCGAGGAGCACCTGGCCGGCGGTGAGCAGTTCGGCGAGGAACAGCTGATCGACGCCGTCACCCGGGTGGGGCGTGCGCAGGTCGGCCTGCGGTCGACGGTGCGGGAGCTGTCCCACACCCTGAAGCGGGAGCGCGGCGGAGCCACCAGCGACGACGCGACGCTCTTCCTGGTCGAATGGCGTGGCGGCAGCGCCGACCACCTCGCCACGGCCTCCTGGGACGACGCCGCCGCCACCCCTCCCGGAAGGGCGGGCAGCACCAGGCCCCCGGCCCCCCTCACCTGA
- a CDS encoding DUF5994 family protein: MTFDRVNTPRTPAAPLRLTLTPDDATPGRLDGAWWPRSYDLLAELPSLAKELDGRWGRVTRVTLNPAHWPDIPPRIPVAGHVVHADWFRQEQDPDEIMVRSYAPLRLDLLVIPPHTDGIAAAKLMATAADPTNTRTAGELLAAGPPTHIVRGAD; the protein is encoded by the coding sequence GTGACCTTCGACCGTGTGAACACCCCACGGACGCCCGCAGCACCACTGCGTCTGACGCTCACGCCCGACGACGCCACCCCAGGCCGGCTGGACGGTGCCTGGTGGCCCCGGTCGTACGACCTTCTCGCCGAACTCCCCTCCCTCGCCAAGGAACTGGACGGGCGCTGGGGACGGGTGACCCGCGTCACCCTCAATCCCGCGCACTGGCCCGACATTCCCCCGCGGATCCCGGTGGCCGGACACGTCGTCCATGCCGACTGGTTCCGGCAGGAGCAGGACCCCGACGAGATCATGGTGCGCTCCTACGCACCGCTTCGCCTGGACCTGCTGGTGATCCCGCCGCACACCGACGGAATCGCGGCCGCCAAGCTGATGGCCACAGCAGCCGACCCCACGAACACCCGCACCGCCGGCGAACTGCTTGCGGCCGGGCCGCCGACCCACATCGTGCGAGGAGCGGACTGA
- a CDS encoding CBS domain-containing protein, with protein MTNHQPFPVEPSSPGQDVPGHGSAVAGAPAGERRATVQDRMDLPDLQISDDVLADTAIDILRSAHVSHMLVRGHDGRCAGLLTSAQLGPYRRGDNPHRRGNDIGSTSVDDIVHDRAPFAHASMPADTAQAAMRIRDLEAWPVVDDDGYTVGLLPRTRA; from the coding sequence ATGACCAACCACCAGCCGTTCCCGGTGGAACCCTCCAGCCCGGGGCAGGACGTGCCCGGCCACGGCAGCGCGGTGGCCGGCGCTCCCGCCGGCGAGCGCCGCGCCACCGTCCAGGACCGGATGGACCTGCCCGATCTGCAGATCAGTGACGACGTCCTGGCCGACACGGCGATCGACATCCTCCGCAGCGCCCACGTGAGCCACATGCTGGTCCGCGGGCACGACGGCCGCTGCGCAGGGCTGCTGACCAGCGCTCAACTCGGCCCCTACCGACGGGGCGACAACCCCCACCGCCGGGGCAACGACATCGGCAGCACCTCGGTGGACGACATCGTCCACGACCGCGCCCCGTTCGCGCACGCGTCCATGCCCGCCGACACCGCCCAGGCCGCCATGCGCATCCGAGACCTGGAAGCATGGCCCGTCGTCGACGACGACGGGTACACCGTCGGGCTCCTCCCCCGCACCCGGGCCTGA
- a CDS encoding nuclear transport factor 2 family protein yields the protein MGEPTHSTRLERMLGVRLSEDAVRQWPQSGELIRGRSRIAEVESHFVGLRLGVGRRHACGDTVVVEWSTDYGDGRVYRNVSVAELDDGRAVRVTDYWGEPFTPPAWRQTIAETLEMPADGVWPSADALTQD from the coding sequence ATGGGAGAACCCACGCACTCGACCCGCCTTGAGCGCATGCTCGGCGTCCGGCTTTCGGAGGACGCGGTACGCCAGTGGCCGCAGAGCGGCGAACTCATCAGGGGGAGGTCGCGGATCGCCGAAGTGGAGTCCCACTTCGTCGGGCTGAGACTCGGGGTCGGCAGGCGGCATGCCTGCGGCGACACCGTCGTCGTCGAGTGGAGCACCGACTACGGCGACGGCCGCGTCTACCGGAACGTCTCCGTCGCCGAGCTCGACGACGGAAGGGCAGTCCGGGTGACCGACTACTGGGGCGAGCCGTTCACTCCGCCCGCCTGGCGGCAGACGATAGCCGAAACGCTCGAAATGCCCGCAGACGGTGTCTGGCCCTCCGCCGACGCCCTTACCCAGGATTGA
- a CDS encoding STAS domain-containing protein — translation MPDRAWTNWLLTHGPVRAVDVRQAGPGTVVVGLRGAVGAKDAQRAGRALAHLLAAGPREAHIDLAHAGALPPSSVAAVFLPLGAAARDHDVAVTVHRAGPSTRAALRALGLDRFLAYSDETP, via the coding sequence GTGCCCGACCGAGCCTGGACCAACTGGCTGCTGACGCACGGCCCCGTGCGGGCCGTGGACGTACGACAGGCCGGTCCCGGCACCGTGGTGGTGGGCCTGCGCGGCGCAGTCGGAGCGAAGGACGCACAACGCGCCGGACGGGCCCTGGCTCACCTGCTCGCGGCCGGTCCGCGCGAGGCACACATCGACCTTGCCCACGCCGGGGCGCTGCCGCCGTCGTCGGTCGCCGCCGTCTTCCTCCCCCTCGGCGCCGCGGCCCGCGATCACGACGTCGCAGTCACCGTCCACCGCGCCGGCCCGAGCACGCGGGCCGCACTGCGGGCCCTGGGCCTGGACCGCTTCCTCGCCTACAGCGACGAAACCCCCTGA
- a CDS encoding cation:proton antiporter, with product MVLIAVFGVALLAAVLVSGLAARTVLSTSLLFLLAGALVGDGFLGLIHIAPNDPIVVMTADLALFTVLFTDGMHVSFPALRGAWRSPARALGLGMPLAFAGMALVTHLLVGLEWTTSLLVGAVLAPTDPVFASAVVGRKEVPARLRQLLNVESGLNDGLALPVVLVLIAAAGPTSPTAESSFGVIGLELLGGLALGVVLPLVVNLLVRVPVLGAEAKLQPLLPLATGVILYAVCHLTGANPYLAAFSAGAVLASVSPESKATFEPLGEALAELSKFAALLVFGALLTPRLFGDLSVGGYVAVVLAIVLIRPASLLISLLRSRIDRREQLVAAWFGPKGFASVVYGLLVLQAGIPEGGQAYTLIAVCIAVSIALHSSSDVPVARLFRVDDLVPLPDGQDDTARPEDPTPTTPRTADTVPARRAADTLPVTKEI from the coding sequence ATGGTGCTCATCGCTGTTTTCGGGGTCGCGCTCCTCGCCGCGGTCCTCGTCTCCGGGCTCGCTGCCCGTACCGTCCTGTCGACCTCGCTGTTGTTCCTGTTGGCGGGTGCGCTGGTCGGTGACGGTTTCCTCGGGCTGATCCACATCGCCCCCAACGACCCGATCGTGGTCATGACCGCCGACCTGGCGCTGTTCACGGTCCTGTTCACCGACGGCATGCACGTCTCCTTCCCGGCCCTGCGCGGGGCGTGGCGCAGCCCGGCCCGCGCGCTCGGCCTGGGCATGCCGTTGGCGTTCGCCGGCATGGCCCTGGTGACGCATTTACTCGTCGGGCTGGAGTGGACGACGTCGCTGCTGGTCGGTGCGGTCCTCGCCCCGACGGATCCGGTGTTCGCCTCGGCGGTCGTGGGTCGCAAGGAGGTCCCGGCCCGGCTGCGGCAGTTGCTGAACGTCGAGTCGGGCCTCAACGACGGTCTCGCGCTGCCGGTGGTGCTGGTGCTGATCGCCGCCGCCGGTCCCACGTCGCCCACTGCGGAGTCCTCTTTCGGGGTGATCGGCCTGGAGCTGCTCGGCGGCCTGGCCCTGGGCGTTGTGCTGCCGCTGGTGGTGAACCTGCTGGTGCGGGTGCCGGTGCTCGGTGCGGAGGCGAAGCTGCAGCCGCTGCTGCCGCTGGCGACCGGCGTCATCCTCTACGCCGTCTGCCACCTCACCGGCGCGAACCCCTACCTGGCCGCGTTCTCCGCCGGCGCGGTCCTCGCGTCCGTCTCGCCGGAGTCCAAGGCGACGTTCGAGCCGCTGGGTGAGGCGCTCGCGGAGCTGAGCAAGTTCGCCGCGCTGCTGGTCTTCGGCGCCCTGCTCACCCCGCGCCTGTTCGGGGACCTGTCCGTCGGCGGGTATGTCGCGGTGGTGCTGGCGATCGTGCTGATCCGCCCCGCCTCCCTGCTGATCTCCCTGCTCCGCTCGCGCATCGACCGCCGCGAGCAGTTGGTCGCCGCCTGGTTCGGCCCGAAGGGCTTCGCGTCGGTGGTGTACGGGCTGCTGGTCCTGCAGGCCGGCATCCCCGAGGGCGGGCAGGCGTACACGCTGATCGCGGTGTGCATCGCCGTCTCCATCGCCCTGCACTCCAGCTCGGACGTTCCCGTCGCCCGCCTGTTCCGTGTCGATGACCTGGTGCCCCTGCCCGACGGCCAGGATGACACCGCACGACCCGAGGACCCCACCCCGACGACGCCCCGGACGGCCGACACCGTCCCGGCCCGACGGGCCGCCGACACGCTGCCTGTGACGAAGGAGATCTGA
- a CDS encoding CBS domain-containing protein, whose amino-acid sequence MRARDLAEPFPTVSLDDQALDAARLLAEHRLPGLLVLDESGHPGAVLPASQLVRMLVPGYVIEDPSLAAVIDEAHADRLCDELTGVSVRECLPRDAPAPAVAAADDTAVEVAALMARTRSPLVAVVQHPTGRRGGSGGGSGSGSGSGSGSGSGGELLGVITASNLLHRLLGNA is encoded by the coding sequence ATGCGCGCACGCGACCTCGCCGAGCCGTTCCCCACCGTGAGCCTGGACGACCAGGCCCTCGACGCGGCGAGGCTCCTGGCCGAGCACCGCCTGCCCGGCCTCCTCGTGCTGGACGAGTCGGGCCACCCCGGAGCCGTCCTGCCCGCCTCCCAGCTGGTGCGGATGCTGGTGCCCGGCTACGTCATCGAGGACCCCTCGCTCGCCGCGGTCATCGACGAGGCCCACGCCGACCGGCTCTGCGACGAACTCACCGGCGTCAGCGTGCGGGAGTGCCTGCCGAGGGACGCACCCGCGCCGGCCGTCGCCGCCGCCGACGACACCGCCGTGGAGGTCGCGGCCCTGATGGCCCGCACCCGCAGCCCGCTGGTCGCCGTCGTCCAACACCCCACCGGCCGCCGCGGCGGCAGCGGCGGCGGCAGCGGCAGCGGCAGCGGCAGCGGCAGCGGCAGCGGCAGCGGCGGGGAACTGCTGGGCGTCATCACCGCCTCCAACCTGCTGCACCGACTCCTGGGGAACGCGTGA